A section of the Mycolicibacterium anyangense genome encodes:
- a CDS encoding PAS domain-containing protein, with protein sequence MDQDWLLVETLGTEPVVVAQGRRMKNLVPITAFLRRHPHRAAIQTAITETVIAGTSLASITPKSDRVIRTEPVTMSDGKVHGVHVWIGPADAEPPQRPIPGPLIWDMTAGEATDTVESLTNSGMNPAQERTHGRAFVEDLPSRDLHKNEARVLAMAVDTAPGRTYCSSWDFTDKLGGFRRVGFVVRTAMEPAADGTEHLIARAMNLVGELDETDIPTGLLAQRILKGLSQRGVYRAIVDLGSWHLLKWLDEPCPHYDWRQGMQFHPDDRTKLEPMVKEFETGSTSRVLRLPANGSGWVPMHIMANRIELDNGVFAGLITLRLPTDAELAEAGLSGAGSTT encoded by the coding sequence ATGGACCAGGACTGGCTGCTGGTGGAGACGCTCGGCACCGAACCCGTGGTCGTTGCGCAGGGCCGCCGGATGAAGAACCTGGTGCCGATCACCGCGTTCCTGCGGCGCCATCCGCACCGGGCGGCGATCCAGACCGCGATCACCGAGACGGTGATCGCGGGGACGAGCCTCGCCAGCATTACCCCGAAAAGCGATCGGGTGATCCGTACCGAACCGGTCACGATGTCCGACGGCAAGGTGCACGGTGTGCACGTGTGGATCGGACCGGCCGACGCCGAGCCGCCGCAGCGCCCGATTCCCGGTCCGCTGATCTGGGACATGACCGCGGGCGAGGCGACCGACACCGTGGAATCGCTGACGAACTCCGGGATGAACCCGGCTCAGGAACGCACCCACGGTCGCGCTTTCGTCGAGGATCTACCCAGCCGGGACCTCCACAAGAACGAGGCCCGGGTGCTCGCTATGGCCGTCGATACCGCGCCCGGGCGCACCTATTGCAGCAGCTGGGATTTCACCGACAAGCTGGGCGGCTTCCGCCGTGTCGGCTTCGTCGTGCGCACCGCGATGGAGCCCGCCGCAGACGGCACCGAGCACCTCATTGCCCGCGCTATGAACCTGGTGGGCGAACTGGACGAGACGGACATCCCGACCGGCCTGCTGGCCCAGCGAATCCTGAAGGGTCTTTCGCAGCGCGGGGTGTACCGGGCGATCGTCGACCTGGGCAGCTGGCATCTGCTCAAGTGGCTCGACGAGCCGTGCCCGCATTACGACTGGCGCCAGGGTATGCAGTTCCATCCCGACGACAGGACGAAGCTCGAACCGATGGTCAAGGAGTTCGAAACCGGTTCGACCAGTAGGGTTTTGCGGCTCCCCGCCAACGGCAGCGGATGGGTGCCGATGCATATCATGGCCAACCGCATCGAACTGGACAACGGCGTGTTCGCCGGGCTGATCACGCTGCGGCTGCCGACCGACGCCGAACTGGCCGAGGCGGGCCTATCGGGCGCTGGGAGCACCACCTGA
- a CDS encoding adenylate/guanylate cyclase domain-containing protein — translation MSTAPTSIGRISGFIRWVARTPWPVFSLGMLQADIIGALLVLGFLRFGLPPADRIMLQDLPAVNLAIFLSYLFISFAVGAYVSLRLMVPVFRWQRRDALLADDDPETTEAARLRALRMPVYRSMISMTNWVLGAVVFIAASWPVASHAAPVMAVATLLGAAATSIIGYLQAERVLRPVAVAALRGGPPVKFRRPGVILRLVLTWLLSTGVPLLAIVLSVVAAKFSLLQASADQLFTPILLMAIAALVIGLAGNLLSAMAIADPLRQLRWALGEVQRGNYNAHMQIYDATELGLLQAGFNDMVRDLSERQRLRDLFGRYVGEDVARRALERGTELGGQERDVAVLFVDLVGSTQLASTRPPSEVVNLLNEFFRVVVDTVKKHGGFVNKFQGDAALCIFGAPIEHPDASGAALAASRELHDELVEVLGQTDFGIGVSAGRAIAGHIGAQARFEYTVIGDPVNEAARLTELAKLENGHVLASAIAVSGALDAEALCWNVGEIVELRGRTAPTQLARPAKLAMPVRRPEVASDIAG, via the coding sequence GTGAGCACTGCGCCGACCAGCATCGGACGAATCAGCGGATTCATCCGCTGGGTCGCCCGTACGCCGTGGCCGGTGTTTTCCCTCGGCATGCTGCAGGCCGACATCATAGGCGCGCTGCTCGTGCTGGGCTTCCTGCGGTTCGGACTGCCGCCCGCGGACCGCATCATGCTGCAGGACCTGCCTGCGGTGAACCTGGCGATCTTCCTGAGCTATCTGTTCATCTCGTTCGCGGTGGGCGCCTACGTCAGCCTGCGACTGATGGTCCCGGTGTTCCGCTGGCAGCGACGCGACGCGCTACTGGCCGACGATGATCCGGAGACCACCGAGGCAGCCCGGCTGCGTGCGCTGCGGATGCCCGTCTACCGCTCGATGATCAGCATGACGAACTGGGTGCTCGGCGCCGTGGTGTTCATCGCGGCCAGCTGGCCGGTGGCCAGCCATGCGGCGCCGGTGATGGCGGTGGCGACCCTGCTCGGCGCGGCAGCAACCTCGATCATCGGCTATCTGCAGGCAGAGCGGGTATTGCGCCCGGTCGCGGTGGCGGCGCTGCGCGGTGGGCCGCCGGTCAAGTTCCGCCGGCCGGGCGTGATCCTGCGGCTGGTGCTGACCTGGCTGTTGTCCACCGGGGTGCCGCTGCTGGCCATCGTGCTGTCGGTGGTGGCCGCCAAGTTCTCGCTGCTGCAGGCCTCCGCCGACCAGCTGTTCACCCCGATCCTGCTGATGGCGATCGCCGCACTGGTGATCGGCCTGGCGGGTAACCTGCTGTCCGCCATGGCGATCGCCGACCCGCTGCGCCAGCTGCGCTGGGCACTCGGCGAGGTCCAGCGCGGCAACTACAACGCCCACATGCAGATCTACGACGCCACCGAGCTGGGGCTGCTGCAGGCCGGCTTCAACGACATGGTGCGCGACCTGTCTGAGCGGCAGCGGCTGCGCGACCTGTTCGGCCGCTACGTCGGCGAGGACGTCGCCCGCCGGGCCCTGGAGCGCGGCACCGAACTGGGCGGCCAGGAACGCGACGTCGCGGTGCTGTTCGTCGACCTCGTAGGCTCGACCCAGCTGGCCTCGACCCGCCCGCCCAGCGAGGTCGTCAACCTGCTCAACGAGTTCTTCCGCGTGGTCGTCGACACCGTGAAGAAGCACGGCGGGTTCGTCAACAAGTTCCAGGGTGACGCCGCACTGTGCATCTTCGGCGCGCCGATCGAGCACCCGGACGCCTCGGGCGCCGCGCTGGCCGCGTCCCGTGAGTTGCACGACGAACTCGTCGAGGTGCTGGGCCAAACCGACTTCGGCATCGGGGTGTCGGCCGGGCGCGCGATCGCCGGACACATCGGTGCCCAGGCGCGGTTCGAATACACCGTGATCGGCGATCCGGTGAACGAGGCGGCCCGGCTCACCGAGCTGGCCAAGCTGGAGAACGGCCACGTGCTGGCGTCGGCGATCGCGGTCAGCGGCGCGCTGGACGCCGAGGCGCTGTGCTGGAACGTCGGCGAAATCGTCGAACTCCGCGGGCGCACCGCTCCGACGCAGCTGGCCCGCCCGGCCAAGCTGGCCATGCCGGTCAGGCGGCCCGAGGTCGCCAGCGACATCGCCGGATAG
- a CDS encoding TadE family type IV pilus minor pilin, protein MAIAALVVVLVCCVGGVTAISAQLRCVDAAREAARLAARGDTVAADAAARRVAPPGAGVELRRTGGFVEARVSSRSALLPGIVISAGALAATEPGQ, encoded by the coding sequence CTGGCCATCGCCGCGTTGGTGGTGGTGCTGGTCTGCTGTGTCGGCGGCGTCACTGCGATTTCCGCTCAGCTCCGCTGTGTCGATGCGGCCAGGGAGGCGGCCAGGCTGGCCGCTCGTGGTGACACCGTCGCCGCCGATGCGGCGGCCCGGCGGGTGGCTCCGCCGGGTGCCGGGGTGGAGCTGCGGCGCACCGGCGGCTTCGTGGAGGCCAGGGTCAGCTCCCGATCGGCGTTGCTTCCCGGCATCGTCATCTCGGCCGGTGCGCTCGCGGCGACCGAGCCGGGTCAGTGA
- the topA gene encoding type I DNA topoisomerase, whose protein sequence is MADDETRDSGGGNGRVRRLVIVESPTKARKIAGYLGSNYIVESSRGHIRDLPRNAADVPAKYKSEPWARLGVNVEQNFEPLYIISPEKKSTVSELKDLLKNVDELYLATDGDREGEAIAWHLLETLKPRVPVKRMVFHEITEPAILAAAEHPRDLDNDLVDAQETRRILDRLYGYEVSPVLWKKVAPRLSAGRVQSVATRIIVQRERDRMAFRSASYWDVLAELDASVSDPNAAPPRFNARLVTLDGKRVATGRDFDSLGVVRKPDEVLVLDEASAGALAAGLRGASLSVASVEEKPYTRRPYPPFMTSTLQQEAGRKLRFSSERTMSVAQRLYENGYITYMRTDSTTLSESAINAARNQARQLYGDEYVHPSPRQYTRKVKNAQEAHEAIRPAGDTFATPGALHRELDGDEFRLYELIWQRTVASQMADARGTTLSLRIAGTAADGREVVFTASGRTITFPGFLKAYVETVDELAGGEADDAESRLPQLRQGQRVDATQLTADGHNTNPPARYTEASLIKALEDLGIGRPSTYSSIIKTIQDRGYVHKKGSALVPSWVAFAVTGLLEQHFGRLVDYDFTAAMEDELDEIASGHERRTNWLSNFYFGGEHGVADSIARAGGLKKLVGVNLEGIDAREVNSIKLFDDEQGRPIVVRVGKNGPYLERMITGEDGEPTPQRANLSDEITPDELTLELAETLFATPQEGRVLGVDPDSGHEIVARDGRYGPYVTEVLPPPPDEDGGVTAKKSKKPTGPKPRTGSLFRSMDLQTVTLEDALKLLSLPRLVGVDPENGEEITAQNGRYGPYLKRGTDSRSLATEDQIFDISLEDALKIYAEPKRRGRQGAAAPPLRELGTDAASGKPMVIKDGRFGPYVTDGETNASLRKGDDVLSITDERASELLADRRARGPVKKAARKAPAKKAAAKKAPAKKAAKKA, encoded by the coding sequence TTGGCTGACGACGAAACCCGCGACAGCGGCGGCGGCAATGGCCGCGTGCGACGGCTCGTCATCGTCGAGTCGCCGACCAAGGCGCGCAAAATCGCCGGCTACCTGGGCTCCAATTACATCGTGGAGTCGTCCCGCGGGCACATCCGTGACCTGCCGCGCAACGCCGCTGACGTGCCCGCGAAGTACAAATCCGAGCCCTGGGCCCGCCTCGGGGTCAACGTGGAGCAGAACTTCGAGCCGCTCTACATCATCAGCCCGGAGAAGAAGAGCACGGTCAGCGAGCTCAAGGACCTGCTGAAGAACGTCGACGAGCTCTACCTGGCCACCGACGGTGACCGCGAGGGTGAAGCCATCGCCTGGCACCTGCTGGAAACCCTCAAGCCCAGGGTGCCGGTCAAGCGCATGGTGTTCCACGAGATCACCGAACCGGCCATCCTCGCCGCCGCCGAGCATCCCCGCGACCTGGACAACGACCTGGTCGACGCGCAGGAGACCCGCCGCATCCTGGACCGGTTGTACGGCTACGAGGTCAGCCCGGTGCTGTGGAAGAAGGTAGCCCCGCGGCTGTCGGCCGGCCGGGTGCAGTCGGTGGCGACCCGCATCATCGTGCAGCGGGAACGCGACCGCATGGCGTTCCGCAGCGCGTCGTACTGGGATGTGCTCGCCGAGCTGGATGCCAGCGTGTCCGACCCGAATGCCGCACCGCCGCGTTTCAACGCCCGTCTGGTCACGCTGGACGGCAAACGGGTGGCCACCGGGCGCGACTTCGACTCGCTCGGCGTCGTCCGCAAGCCCGACGAGGTGCTGGTGCTCGACGAGGCCTCCGCCGGGGCGTTGGCCGCTGGCCTGCGCGGGGCCAGCCTCAGCGTGGCCTCGGTGGAGGAGAAGCCCTACACCCGCCGCCCGTACCCCCCGTTCATGACCTCCACCCTGCAGCAGGAGGCCGGTCGCAAGCTGCGGTTCAGCTCCGAGCGCACGATGAGTGTGGCGCAGCGGCTGTACGAGAACGGCTACATCACCTATATGCGTACCGACTCGACGACGTTGTCGGAGTCGGCCATCAACGCGGCCCGCAACCAGGCCCGTCAGCTCTACGGCGACGAGTACGTGCACCCGTCGCCGCGGCAGTACACCCGCAAGGTCAAGAACGCCCAGGAGGCGCACGAGGCGATCCGGCCCGCCGGTGACACTTTCGCCACCCCGGGTGCCCTGCACCGCGAACTCGACGGCGACGAGTTCCGGCTCTATGAGCTGATCTGGCAGCGCACGGTGGCCTCGCAGATGGCCGACGCCCGCGGCACCACACTGAGCCTGCGGATAGCCGGCACGGCCGCCGACGGCCGCGAGGTGGTCTTCACCGCCAGCGGGCGCACCATCACCTTCCCCGGCTTCCTGAAGGCCTACGTCGAGACCGTCGACGAACTGGCCGGCGGTGAGGCCGACGACGCCGAGAGCCGACTGCCCCAATTGCGGCAGGGCCAGCGGGTGGATGCCACCCAGCTGACCGCGGACGGACACAACACCAACCCGCCCGCCCGCTACACCGAGGCGTCCTTGATCAAGGCGCTCGAGGATCTCGGAATCGGCCGTCCCTCAACGTATTCCTCGATCATCAAGACGATCCAGGACCGCGGCTACGTGCACAAGAAGGGCAGTGCCCTGGTGCCGTCCTGGGTGGCGTTCGCGGTCACCGGCTTGCTCGAGCAGCATTTCGGACGGCTGGTGGACTACGACTTCACCGCCGCGATGGAAGACGAGCTCGACGAGATCGCCTCGGGTCACGAGCGTCGCACCAACTGGCTGTCCAATTTCTACTTCGGTGGCGAGCACGGCGTGGCCGACTCGATCGCGCGGGCCGGTGGCCTCAAGAAGCTGGTCGGCGTGAACCTCGAGGGCATCGACGCCCGAGAAGTGAACTCCATCAAGCTCTTTGACGACGAGCAGGGCCGCCCGATCGTGGTGCGGGTGGGCAAGAACGGGCCCTACCTGGAGCGGATGATCACCGGCGAGGACGGCGAGCCCACCCCGCAACGGGCCAACCTGTCCGACGAGATCACTCCGGACGAATTGACCCTGGAGCTGGCCGAAACGCTGTTCGCCACACCGCAAGAGGGCCGGGTGCTCGGCGTCGACCCGGACAGTGGACACGAGATCGTGGCCCGCGACGGCCGGTACGGCCCGTACGTCACCGAGGTGCTGCCGCCCCCGCCGGACGAGGACGGCGGCGTCACGGCCAAGAAGTCCAAGAAGCCCACCGGACCCAAGCCGCGTACCGGCTCGCTGTTCCGCTCGATGGACCTGCAGACGGTCACCCTCGAGGACGCGCTCAAGCTACTGTCGCTGCCGCGGCTGGTCGGGGTGGACCCGGAAAACGGTGAGGAGATCACCGCGCAGAACGGCCGCTACGGCCCGTACCTCAAGCGCGGCACCGACTCTCGCTCACTGGCCACCGAGGACCAGATCTTCGACATCAGCCTCGAAGACGCGCTGAAGATCTACGCCGAACCCAAGCGCCGTGGCCGCCAGGGCGCGGCCGCACCGCCCTTGCGTGAGCTGGGCACCGACGCCGCGTCGGGCAAGCCGATGGTGATCAAGGACGGCCGGTTCGGTCCTTACGTGACCGATGGCGAGACCAACGCCAGCCTGCGCAAGGGCGATGACGTGCTGAGCATCACCGACGAACGTGCGTCGGAGTTGCTGGCCGACCGCCGCGCCCGTGGGCCGGTCAAGAAGGCCGCCCGCAAGGCGCCGGCCAAGAAGGCTGCGGCGAAGAAGGCCCCGGCGAAGAAGGCCGCCAAGAAAGCCTGA
- a CDS encoding DEAD/DEAH box helicase, which yields MASFGSELLTVAIAGADSAAGALRHVAEIPARAAVSVGWPAWVQPDVLRAFHDRGIVAPWSHQVQAADLAHAGRHVVISTGTASGKSLAFQLPIMDALARDPRARALYLSPTKALGHDQLRAAHSLAAAVPALADVAPTAYDGDTPTEVRRFARERSRWLFSNPDMIHAALLRNHARWAVFLRNLRYIVVDECHYYRGIFGSNVAMVLRRLLRLCQRYAPASEDRRAGPGAWSGPTVIFASATTAAPGETAAELIGQTVDAVTEDGSPHGARTVALWEPELRTDLLGENGAPVRRSAGAEAARMMADLVAEGARTLTFVRSRRGAELTALGARARLEDIAPQLLETVASYRAGYLAEDRRDLERKLTDGELRGLATTNALELGIDIAGLDAVLLAGFPGTVASFWQQAGRSGRRGQGALVVLIARDDPLDTYLVHHPAALLDKPVERVVIDPSNPYVVGPQLLCAATELPLESAEVRRWEAESVAEELVDDGLLRKRGERYFPAPGLDPHPAVDIRGSAGGQVAIVEEDTGRMLGSTPAGQAPATVHPGAVYLHQGESYVVDSLRLEDGVAFVHAEDPGYSTYAREITDITVSGPGERVRYDAVTLGLVPVSVTHRVIGYLRRRLSGEVIDFVELDMPEQSLPTTAVMYTIALEALVDNGIDVVRIPGALHAAEHAAIGLLPLVASCDRGDIGGLSTAIGEGGLPTVFVYDGHPGGAGFAERGYRLATTWLGATADAIESCECPNGCPSCVQSPKCGNGNDPLDKVGAVRVLRLILAELAAAGT from the coding sequence GTGGCGAGTTTCGGCAGTGAATTGCTGACCGTCGCGATCGCCGGCGCGGACTCTGCTGCCGGGGCATTGCGACACGTCGCGGAGATCCCCGCGCGCGCCGCCGTCAGCGTCGGGTGGCCGGCGTGGGTTCAGCCAGATGTCCTCCGCGCGTTCCATGATCGCGGAATTGTGGCACCGTGGTCCCACCAGGTTCAGGCCGCGGACCTGGCCCATGCCGGGCGCCATGTCGTCATCAGCACCGGCACCGCATCGGGCAAGTCGCTGGCCTTCCAGTTGCCCATCATGGATGCGCTGGCTCGCGACCCGCGGGCCCGGGCACTGTATTTGTCGCCGACGAAAGCGCTTGGCCACGACCAGCTGCGGGCCGCCCACTCGTTGGCTGCAGCGGTGCCGGCGCTGGCCGACGTCGCGCCGACGGCCTATGACGGTGACACCCCCACCGAGGTACGTAGATTCGCCCGCGAACGCTCCAGGTGGCTGTTCTCAAACCCCGACATGATCCATGCGGCGTTGTTGCGCAACCACGCCCGGTGGGCGGTGTTCCTGCGCAACCTGCGCTACATCGTGGTAGACGAATGCCATTACTACCGAGGGATATTCGGATCCAACGTCGCGATGGTGCTGCGCCGGCTGCTGCGGCTGTGCCAGCGGTACGCACCAGCCTCCGAGGATCGGCGGGCCGGACCGGGGGCCTGGTCGGGCCCCACGGTGATCTTCGCCAGTGCCACCACCGCGGCCCCGGGTGAGACGGCCGCGGAGTTGATCGGTCAGACGGTGGACGCGGTCACCGAGGACGGTTCGCCACACGGAGCGCGCACCGTTGCCCTCTGGGAACCGGAGTTGCGCACCGATCTGCTCGGCGAAAACGGGGCTCCGGTGCGGCGCTCGGCGGGCGCGGAGGCGGCGCGGATGATGGCAGACCTGGTGGCCGAAGGGGCCAGGACGCTGACCTTTGTGCGCTCGCGGCGTGGGGCCGAGCTGACCGCGCTGGGAGCCCGGGCCCGACTGGAGGACATCGCGCCGCAGCTGCTCGAGACGGTGGCGTCCTATCGTGCGGGCTATCTCGCCGAGGATCGCCGGGATCTCGAACGCAAGCTCACCGACGGCGAATTGCGTGGGCTGGCAACGACGAACGCGCTTGAACTGGGCATCGACATCGCCGGCCTGGACGCGGTGTTGCTGGCCGGCTTCCCGGGCACCGTCGCCTCGTTCTGGCAGCAGGCCGGCCGGTCCGGGCGTCGCGGCCAGGGGGCGTTGGTGGTGTTGATCGCGCGCGACGACCCACTGGACACCTACCTGGTGCACCATCCCGCCGCCCTCTTGGACAAGCCCGTCGAGCGGGTCGTCATCGACCCGTCCAACCCGTACGTGGTGGGACCGCAGTTGCTCTGTGCAGCAACCGAATTACCGCTCGAATCCGCCGAGGTCCGGCGCTGGGAGGCCGAGTCGGTGGCCGAGGAGCTGGTCGACGACGGGTTGTTACGCAAACGCGGCGAACGGTACTTCCCGGCGCCGGGACTGGACCCGCATCCGGCCGTGGACATTCGCGGTTCGGCGGGCGGGCAGGTGGCCATCGTGGAGGAGGACACCGGCCGCATGCTCGGCAGCACGCCGGCCGGCCAGGCACCGGCAACGGTGCACCCCGGCGCGGTCTATCTGCATCAGGGCGAGAGCTATGTGGTGGACTCGCTGCGGCTGGAGGACGGGGTGGCCTTCGTGCACGCCGAGGACCCCGGCTATTCGACATACGCGCGCGAGATCACCGACATCACGGTGAGCGGCCCCGGCGAACGGGTGCGATACGACGCGGTGACGCTGGGCCTGGTGCCGGTGTCGGTGACCCACCGCGTCATCGGGTATCTGCGCCGGCGCCTGTCCGGCGAGGTGATCGACTTCGTCGAGCTCGACATGCCTGAGCAGTCACTGCCCACCACCGCGGTGATGTACACCATTGCCCTGGAAGCGTTGGTGGACAACGGAATCGATGTGGTACGGATCCCCGGCGCACTGCACGCCGCCGAGCACGCCGCGATCGGGCTGCTGCCATTGGTGGCCAGCTGCGATCGAGGTGACATCGGCGGCCTGTCGACCGCGATCGGGGAAGGTGGCCTGCCGACGGTGTTCGTCTACGACGGGCACCCGGGGGGAGCCGGTTTCGCCGAGCGGGGCTACCGGCTGGCAACCACCTGGCTGGGCGCGACGGCAGACGCGATCGAATCGTGCGAGTGCCCGAACGGCTGCCCGTCGTGCGTGCAGTCCCCCAAGTGTGGGAACGGCAATGATCCGCTGGACAAGGTCGGTGCGGTGCGCGTCCTCAGGCTCATCCTCGCCGAGCTCGCCGCCGCCGGCACCTGA
- a CDS encoding cold-shock protein, producing MPQGTVKWFNAEKGFGFIAPEDGSADVFVHYTEIQGSGFRTLEENQRVEFEVGQSPKGPQATGVRSI from the coding sequence ATGCCACAGGGAACTGTGAAGTGGTTCAACGCGGAGAAGGGCTTCGGGTTCATTGCCCCCGAGGACGGTTCTGCGGATGTGTTTGTCCACTACACGGAAATTCAGGGGTCGGGCTTCCGCACCCTTGAGGAGAACCAGAGGGTCGAGTTCGAGGTCGGTCAGAGCCCCAAGGGACCGCAGGCCACAGGCGTGCGCTCTATCTGA
- a CDS encoding DNA polymerase III subunit delta', translating to MSGVFTRLVGQSAVEAELVAAARAARGDSAHDVAATGTMTHAWLITGPPGSGRSVAALCFAAALQCTSAGAPGCGECRACTTTMAGTHGDVRRIIPEGLSIGVDEMRSIVQIASRRPSTGRWQIVVVEDADRLTEGAANALLKVVEEPPPSTVFLLCAPSVDPEDIAITLRSRCRHVALVTPSTAAIAQVLIDSDGLSAEQAQWAASVSGGHVGRARRLATDSEARDRRTRALGLARDAATPSRAYAAAEELVATAEAEARALTGGRDEVETEELRTALGAGGTGKGAAGALRGSAGALKDLERRQKSRQTRASRDALDRALIDLATYFRDALLVANGAGAVAPNHPDMADKVASLAAHASPERLLRCIEAVLECREALATNVKPKFAVDAMVATVGQALRSDL from the coding sequence ATGTCCGGGGTATTTACGCGGCTGGTGGGCCAAAGTGCGGTGGAAGCCGAGCTCGTTGCTGCTGCTCGCGCCGCGCGGGGTGATTCCGCTCACGATGTCGCTGCCACCGGCACCATGACACATGCCTGGCTGATCACCGGCCCGCCCGGGTCCGGCCGGTCGGTGGCCGCGTTGTGCTTTGCCGCTGCCCTGCAGTGCACCTCGGCGGGCGCTCCGGGCTGTGGGGAATGCCGGGCGTGCACGACGACGATGGCCGGCACCCACGGCGACGTGCGTCGCATCATCCCCGAAGGGCTCTCGATCGGCGTCGACGAGATGCGTTCCATCGTCCAGATCGCCTCCCGGCGCCCCAGCACCGGACGATGGCAGATCGTCGTGGTGGAGGATGCCGACCGGCTGACCGAAGGTGCGGCCAACGCGCTGCTCAAGGTCGTGGAGGAGCCGCCACCGTCGACGGTCTTCCTGCTGTGTGCACCATCGGTGGATCCCGAGGACATCGCCATCACGCTGCGGTCGCGATGCCGCCATGTGGCGCTGGTGACGCCGTCCACGGCGGCGATCGCGCAGGTGCTGATCGACAGCGACGGACTGTCTGCCGAGCAGGCGCAATGGGCGGCCTCGGTCAGCGGCGGCCATGTCGGGCGGGCCCGGCGGCTGGCCACCGATTCCGAGGCCCGGGACCGTCGGACCCGCGCCCTGGGACTGGCGCGTGACGCGGCGACGCCCTCGCGGGCGTACGCAGCCGCCGAAGAGCTGGTGGCAACCGCAGAAGCCGAGGCCCGGGCCCTGACCGGCGGGCGGGACGAGGTCGAGACCGAGGAATTGCGTACCGCCCTGGGTGCCGGCGGCACCGGCAAGGGCGCCGCGGGCGCCCTGCGGGGCTCGGCTGGAGCGCTCAAGGATCTCGAGCGGCGGCAGAAGTCGCGACAGACCCGCGCCTCGCGGGATGCCCTGGACCGGGCGCTGATCGACCTCGCGACCTACTTCCGGGACGCCCTGCTGGTCGCCAACGGGGCAGGAGCGGTCGCACCGAACCACCCGGACATGGCCGACAAGGTGGCCAGCCTGGCCGCGCACGCCTCCCCGGAGCGGCTGCTGCGCTGCATCGAGGCCGTCCTGGAGTGCCGGGAGGCGCTGGCGACGAACGTCAAGCCGAAGTTCGCCGTCGATGCCATGGTGGCCACCGTGGGACAGGCACTGCGTTCGGACCTGTAG
- a CDS encoding type II secretion system F family protein — protein sequence MTSAALLLAAALLIAAGPAAVRHRAGIRSVRSAGPRAVHRRRDPLAAASALDVFAVCLSAGMSVPAAATATAPSAPEQLGAMLRRAADLLALGAPADMAWEVPDGLRDPTCAAVARLARRSAASGSALAQGVAELAEQSRQDATHAAAAAAERASVLIAGPLGLCFLPAFICLGIVPVVAGLAGDVFSGILL from the coding sequence ATGACTTCTGCTGCACTGCTTCTGGCGGCCGCGTTGCTGATCGCCGCGGGTCCGGCGGCAGTCCGGCACCGGGCCGGGATCCGAAGCGTACGGTCGGCGGGGCCGCGCGCGGTGCACCGTCGTCGTGACCCACTCGCGGCGGCCTCGGCGCTCGATGTGTTCGCTGTCTGCCTGTCCGCCGGGATGTCGGTACCCGCGGCGGCCACGGCCACGGCGCCATCGGCACCCGAACAACTCGGCGCGATGCTGCGTCGCGCCGCCGACCTACTGGCACTGGGCGCCCCGGCCGACATGGCCTGGGAAGTCCCCGATGGGCTGCGTGATCCGACCTGTGCGGCCGTGGCCCGGCTGGCTCGGCGCTCGGCGGCCTCGGGCAGTGCGCTGGCGCAGGGAGTGGCCGAATTGGCCGAACAATCGCGCCAGGACGCCACCCATGCCGCGGCTGCCGCCGCCGAACGCGCGTCGGTGCTCATCGCCGGTCCGCTCGGGTTGTGTTTTCTGCCCGCCTTCATCTGCCTGGGCATCGTGCCCGTGGTGGCCGGCCTGGCCGGTGACGTGTTCTCCGGAATCCTGTTATGA
- a CDS encoding DUF4244 domain-containing protein produces MSNSSLRDFKVRIAALGADESGMSTVEYAIGTIAAAAFGAILYSVVTGDSIVGALTNIISRALNTNV; encoded by the coding sequence TTGAGCAACAGTTCATTACGAGACTTCAAGGTGCGGATCGCGGCGCTGGGCGCCGACGAATCCGGCATGTCCACCGTCGAATACGCTATCGGGACTATCGCCGCGGCGGCCTTCGGCGCGATCCTCTACAGCGTGGTCACCGGCGATTCCATCGTCGGAGCACTGACCAACATCATCAGCCGGGCGCTGAACACCAACGTCTAG
- a CDS encoding Rv3654c family TadE-like protein: MRSRRPSRVSDDNGAATVLGALLIVVVVVVTLAGVQIGSAVVGRHRAQAAADLAALAAAVWLPQGPGTACRQAAAVTAAMNASLLRCEVEQLDVVINAGVGSARAVARAGPVE; encoded by the coding sequence GTGCGCTCGCGGCGACCGAGCCGGGTCAGTGACGACAACGGCGCGGCGACGGTCCTAGGTGCGCTGCTGATCGTCGTGGTCGTGGTGGTGACACTGGCTGGTGTCCAGATCGGCTCGGCGGTCGTGGGCCGCCATCGCGCCCAGGCGGCCGCGGACCTCGCGGCGCTGGCCGCGGCAGTATGGCTGCCACAGGGGCCGGGCACCGCGTGCCGGCAGGCCGCTGCGGTCACCGCAGCCATGAACGCCTCGCTGCTGCGGTGCGAGGTCGAGCAGCTCGATGTGGTGATCAACGCGGGCGTGGGGTCCGCGCGGGCCGTGGCCCGTGCAGGGCCGGTCGAATAG